The Paraburkholderia sp. ZP32-5 genome includes a window with the following:
- a CDS encoding PAAR domain-containing protein: protein MVARAKIRVGDKTSHGGTVIEGFPEMQCYGKPIAGLGHAVTCPKCSGHHQIVEGVASFSFKGTPIALEGMKTSCGAVLIASQHLDLVELVSGGSPSSSDLLTSGPPEGGDHEEQVIEQWFGLEDEHGNPVKGYKYDLLKDGEMHTQAASFDSGKSSVVAGDANLRTVMWLARDSVAKI, encoded by the coding sequence ATGGTTGCACGAGCAAAAATTCGCGTAGGCGACAAGACCTCTCACGGTGGTACCGTGATCGAAGGCTTTCCCGAGATGCAGTGCTATGGCAAACCGATCGCCGGCCTTGGCCATGCAGTGACCTGTCCAAAGTGCTCTGGCCATCACCAGATCGTCGAAGGTGTGGCCAGCTTCTCATTTAAAGGAACACCGATCGCGCTTGAAGGGATGAAGACGTCGTGTGGGGCCGTTCTGATCGCTTCACAGCATCTGGATCTAGTTGAGCTTGTATCCGGAGGGAGTCCTTCGAGCTCTGACCTCCTCACGTCTGGGCCGCCAGAAGGGGGCGATCACGAGGAACAAGTGATCGAACAGTGGTTCGGCCTGGAAGACGAGCATGGGAACCCTGTGAAAGGCTATAAATACGACCTGCTCAAGGACGGCGAAATGCACACACAGGCTGCGAGCTTTGACAGCGGGAAAAGCTCTGTCGTCGCGGGCGACGCAAATCTGCGCACCGTCATGTGGCTCGCGCGTGACTCGGTGGCGAAAATATGA
- a CDS encoding metallophosphoesterase has product MHKITIVHLSDLHLMDASMPDQRVVLDALFKDIELERKSVGSIDAVFFTGDLVGKGKYSSETHNVVSDRFIRPLLKASEIASDRFFMVPGNHDVEQTRLPDALRPVFGNLQNTEAVNGLLDQINSMPYLWAGLENFNKLREKFVASPRIVTNPLFESYRVTIAGRSVGICAINSAWRASGKANDFDYGELLIGQRQLDILSQSVSDCDFKIALLHHPISWLVQFDQSVTYRHLYSNFNAVFFGHNHMADLAAMARPSGKTFLSNAGCLYQGRNYFNGYTLATYDFDSDKWDVKVREYYEERGVFSASERFAPGGTATFNLGGASAQAAELLLPTQEFLETITETINSQLLSSTISDIAPRNLKQLFVAPQLCTISEKKVGNNGGGEKIEYCDLLEIIKKSEPVLFVGPKESGKTTILNYICANANEFPDANGVIIGCYVNLHTLPRHTRAAFLEAMTSFAGGTYSRAQLLELLKLGRLAVCLDNFDPQNSKLTSLIKDFFNEFSGNKVYISTVEDVQASLNEATVTKFFDSQQTVYIHSFGRRQTRELMKRWFNEDAEISSDQVDGILESLKRLNIPRTPFLVSVFLWVREKRIAFDPVNHAEIIDTLIDGMLDKFSEAKSRTRLDSTVKRHFLTDLAHHLYQENRDRLTHNELDLFTAEYFKKKLLTSASGPFIEELKQKGIFLDLGEEICFKFDCLRAFFLSIRLQESSSFFELALTPSEFLKLGEELDYFTGKQRGRQDALERSLELLDKFFEPIALNIDLALFDEVTFTEFPISDEDRKEIGKELYPPRPSEAEREAILDEIDVHEAKHTIIVTNGQKPKLHGAVPDFVAALQITSKILRNSELIDNAQLKIHAYRKIIRYWSQILLVVLLAIELRDEAEELKVLKELEKSLPATGLDIGVLFKLFAPRSIFGLTLDSLGTNQLEIVIKEHANTADHCIEQLLSTILQIDLSLNDYLDSVDKFLKRNEKQRFSAALIMLKLIEIYTLKPMSDASASRMQKTLSSLQSMIVADGNLKLAQRNANKMLFLESIKKRRSDGMKKAND; this is encoded by the coding sequence ATGCATAAGATAACGATCGTACATCTTTCCGACCTTCATCTAATGGATGCGTCCATGCCCGACCAGCGGGTTGTCTTAGACGCCCTATTTAAAGACATCGAACTTGAAAGAAAGAGCGTTGGATCGATCGACGCCGTATTTTTTACAGGCGATCTAGTTGGCAAGGGCAAGTATTCATCCGAGACGCACAACGTTGTCTCTGACAGATTTATTCGGCCACTGTTGAAGGCATCTGAAATCGCCAGTGATAGATTTTTCATGGTCCCTGGAAATCACGACGTTGAACAAACAAGACTGCCAGACGCTCTGCGTCCAGTTTTCGGTAATCTCCAAAACACCGAAGCAGTTAACGGGCTTCTTGATCAAATTAATTCGATGCCGTACTTGTGGGCTGGGCTAGAAAATTTTAATAAGCTCCGTGAAAAATTCGTAGCCTCGCCTCGTATCGTAACAAATCCGTTATTCGAATCCTACCGGGTCACAATCGCGGGAAGAAGCGTTGGTATATGTGCAATAAATTCTGCATGGCGAGCCAGTGGAAAAGCAAATGATTTTGATTACGGAGAATTGCTAATAGGTCAGCGACAACTCGACATTCTTAGCCAAAGTGTATCTGATTGCGATTTTAAAATTGCGTTGCTACATCATCCAATTAGCTGGCTTGTTCAATTTGATCAATCGGTCACCTATCGGCATTTGTATTCAAATTTTAACGCTGTGTTCTTCGGTCATAATCACATGGCCGATCTTGCTGCCATGGCCCGCCCCTCCGGAAAAACATTTTTAAGCAATGCTGGATGCCTATATCAAGGGCGCAACTATTTTAATGGATACACTTTGGCCACCTACGACTTTGACAGCGACAAGTGGGATGTCAAAGTCAGGGAATATTATGAAGAAAGAGGAGTATTTTCCGCAAGTGAGCGATTCGCTCCTGGTGGAACTGCAACGTTTAACTTAGGTGGAGCATCTGCGCAGGCTGCTGAACTTCTCTTGCCAACTCAAGAATTTCTAGAGACTATTACCGAGACGATCAATTCACAATTATTGTCAAGTACAATATCGGATATAGCGCCACGAAATTTGAAGCAGCTCTTTGTTGCCCCACAATTATGCACAATATCAGAAAAAAAGGTCGGAAATAATGGCGGTGGCGAGAAAATAGAATATTGTGACCTACTTGAAATTATAAAAAAGTCCGAGCCAGTTCTTTTCGTTGGGCCGAAAGAATCTGGAAAGACAACCATTCTCAATTATATTTGCGCAAATGCCAATGAATTTCCCGACGCTAACGGGGTAATTATTGGTTGTTACGTAAACCTGCATACGCTTCCTAGGCACACTCGCGCAGCCTTTCTTGAGGCGATGACGTCTTTCGCGGGAGGCACATATTCTAGGGCGCAACTTCTTGAGTTGTTGAAGCTCGGGAGGCTGGCTGTCTGTCTGGATAATTTTGACCCCCAAAATTCCAAATTAACCAGTTTGATTAAAGATTTTTTTAATGAATTTAGTGGTAACAAGGTTTATATTTCGACCGTCGAAGACGTGCAGGCATCACTCAATGAGGCGACAGTTACTAAGTTTTTTGACTCACAACAAACGGTTTATATTCACTCCTTCGGCCGGCGACAGACTAGAGAATTAATGAAACGATGGTTCAATGAAGATGCAGAAATCTCGTCCGACCAAGTGGATGGAATCCTTGAATCATTGAAGCGTCTCAACATCCCGCGCACACCGTTTTTGGTTTCAGTATTTCTTTGGGTTCGAGAAAAGAGAATCGCCTTTGATCCCGTAAATCACGCGGAAATCATAGACACACTGATTGATGGAATGCTTGACAAGTTCAGCGAAGCGAAATCGAGAACCCGGCTTGACTCGACGGTCAAGCGCCATTTTTTGACGGACTTAGCGCATCATCTTTATCAGGAAAATAGAGATCGACTTACACACAATGAACTCGATCTATTTACTGCTGAATATTTCAAGAAAAAGCTCCTCACATCCGCGTCAGGTCCATTTATTGAAGAATTGAAGCAAAAAGGGATATTCCTTGATTTAGGCGAAGAGATTTGTTTCAAATTTGATTGTCTGAGAGCTTTCTTTCTGTCCATTCGCTTGCAAGAGTCGTCGTCGTTCTTTGAACTGGCACTCACTCCGTCAGAATTCTTAAAATTAGGTGAAGAATTAGATTACTTCACGGGAAAGCAACGTGGAAGGCAAGATGCTTTAGAGCGTTCCTTGGAGCTTTTGGACAAATTCTTCGAACCTATTGCCTTAAATATAGACTTGGCATTGTTTGATGAAGTGACTTTCACGGAATTTCCTATAAGTGACGAAGATCGAAAAGAAATTGGGAAAGAGCTATATCCACCGCGCCCATCAGAGGCCGAACGTGAAGCTATTCTCGATGAAATAGATGTGCATGAAGCCAAACACACAATCATCGTGACAAACGGGCAGAAACCAAAACTTCATGGAGCCGTGCCCGATTTTGTGGCCGCACTTCAAATTACTTCGAAAATCCTAAGAAATTCGGAGTTGATTGATAATGCGCAATTGAAAATCCACGCTTATCGAAAGATAATTCGATACTGGTCGCAAATTTTGCTTGTCGTCTTACTAGCAATCGAATTACGTGACGAAGCGGAGGAGTTGAAGGTACTCAAAGAGCTGGAGAAATCGCTGCCTGCGACAGGGCTGGATATAGGCGTTCTCTTCAAACTCTTCGCTCCTCGCTCGATCTTTGGGTTAACTCTAGATTCACTCGGAACCAATCAATTGGAGATCGTCATAAAAGAGCATGCTAATACAGCGGATCACTGCATCGAGCAGCTGTTAAGCACTATCTTGCAAATTGATCTTTCTTTGAACGATTATCTGGATTCGGTTGATAAGTTTTTAAAAAGAAACGAAAAACAACGCTTTTCTGCTGCGCTCATCATGCTGAAATTAATCGAGATTTACACGCTTAAGCCGATGTCAGATGCAAGCGCGTCGAGGATGCAAAAGACACTTAGTTCGCTACAGTCAATGATCGTGGCAGATGGAAATCTTAAGCTAGCGCAACGAAATGCGAACAAAATGCTGTTTCTCGAATCAATCAAGAAACGAAGGTCAGACGGCATGAAAAAAGCAAATGATTAA